Proteins from a genomic interval of Equus przewalskii isolate Varuska chromosome 32, EquPr2, whole genome shotgun sequence:
- the DACT2 gene encoding dapper homolog 2 isoform X1: MWTPGGPPGPAGWDRRRVGARLRAALAGLHELQGLRAAQQARVRSALAMQPPPGAAAAPRGPRAHELRLEAALAALQEQLNRLRRQDVGLKTHLDQLDQQISELQLDVRRTSSEAPDSDSRPSSGFYELSDGGSCSLSTSCTSVCSDRMSSSLSVLLPAAPKTRLGVGDCRPRSADETTVCGTPLPTWGPQATEEGASRPRPVSTGDLERVRPAEVGLQKASADPKSTPLLCHGMDLPPHMLDPKYQRDLVSKGGKEVYPYPSPLHAVALQSPLFALTKETPQGDGHSPPSKALPGRAGLSSIRTGPVLEAGPAGAYIDRLLRLRGRGTPPRGSVGEQGPPRCEVSPSRQELSGRRVDSEDHLEKLVCTPGRAEVGGTAQRGNASGCILEQHPLVDTPHPSILPEEGCNPSNGSSRGENIPGSPPLGCGRAQQSALDGCKGKARSPTGRTGRESPALAPGHCGRPLFVASRASPTGLRTSLPKTKATKIRRGTSDKALRSGRQPPPWGTLAVPPLPPEWGSVLRRRPTLAGDAPGRSCSEASLYPVPCFVPLLVARQEGHQASAQALFPFAAAPLVAAPGDARRKQRRWQSSVEISARARPLSIPDPSPAARRGGGPRPRPPRPRQDAPSGSESDASEGPSVLPSTIAESSGDEASDHTANRFGDGESSTSDCEAGGRGHGGGLAWPRGAPQPSPRAPAGARPPLPPVPKLCRIKASKALKKKIRRFQPATLKVMTMV, encoded by the exons aTGTGGACGCCAGGCGGCCCGCCGGGGCCCGCTGGCTGGGACCGCCGCCGGGTGGGCGCCAGGCTGCGCGCGGCGCTCGCTGGGCTGCACGAGCTGCAGGGGCTGCGCGCTGCACAGCAGGCGCGCGTGCGGAGCGCCCTGGCCATGCAGCCCCCAcccggggccgccgccgccccccgcgGCCCCCGCGCCCACGAGCTGCGGCTGGAGGCGGCGCTGGCGGCACTGCAGGAGCAGCTG AACCGTTTAAGACGCCAGGACGTCGGCCTGAAAACCCACTTGGACCAGCTGGACCAGCAGATCAGTGAGCTGCAGCTGGACGTGCGCAGAACCTCCAGCGAGGCCCCGGACAGTGACAGCAGGCCCAGCTCAG GCTTTTACGAGCTCAGCGATGGCGGCTCCTGCTCCCTGTCCACCTCCTGCACGTCCGTGTGCAGCGACCGCATGTCGTCCTCCCTGAGCGTTTTGCTGCCCGCTGCCCCCAAAACCAGACTCGGTGTGGGGGACTGCCGGCCCCGGTCGGCTGATGAGACCACCGTGTGTGGGACCCCCCTGCCCACGTggggaccccaggccaccgaggaGGGCGCATCCCGGCCCAGGCCAGTGTCTACAG GGGATCTTGAAAGAGTCCGACCGGCTGAGGTGGGGCTCCAGAAGGCCAGCGCAGACCCCAAGTCCACTCCTCTCCTCTGCCACGGGATGGACCTCCCACCCCACATGCTGGACCCCAAGTACCAGCGTGACCTGGTGTCCAAGGGTGGCAAGGAGGTGTACCCATACCCCAGCCCCCTGCATGCGGTGGCTTTGCAGAGCCCCCTCTTTGCTCTGACCAAGGAGACCCCGCAGGGTGATGGCCACTCACCCCCAAGTAAGGCCCTTCCCGGCCGCGCAGGTCTGAGCTCCATCCGGACTGGACCGGTCTTGGAGGCTGGCCCTGCTGGAGCCTATATAGACAGGCTGCTGCGACTGCGGGGCCGAGGGACCCCTCCAAGGGGCAGTGTGGGGGAGCAGGGACCCCCAAGGTGTGAGGTGTCCCCATCCCGGCAGGAGCTCAGTGGCCGGAGAGTGGACAGTGAGGACCACCTGGAGAAGCTGGTCTGTACCCCAGGAAGAGCAGAAGTGGGAGGGACGGCTCAGAGGGGCAATGCCAGTGGGTGCATCCTCGAGCAGCATCCCCTTGTGGACACCCCACACCCCAGCATCCTTCCCGAAGAGGGATGCAACCCCTCCAACGGCAGCAGCCGTGGAGAGAACATCCCTGGCTCCCCTCCGCTGGGGTGTGGGCGGGCTCAGCAGTCAGCCCTTGATGGCTGCAAGGGCAAGGCCAGGTCGCCCACTGGGAGAACGGGCAGGGAGAGCCCCGCTCTGGCCCCAGGGCACTGTGGCCGCCCCCTCTTTGTTGCCAGCAGAGCTTCCCCCACGGGGCTGAGAACGAGCCTGCCCAAGACAAAGGCCACGAAGATCAGAAGAGGCACCAGCGATAAGGCGCTGAGGTCTGGGAGGCAGCCACCCCCGTGGGGCACCCTCGCGGTCCCCCCGCTGCCCCCTGAGTGGGGGAGCGTTCTCAGGAGGAGGCCCACCCTGGCCGGGGATGCACCCGGCCGGTCCTGCTCTGAGGCCAGCCTCTACCCGGTGCCCTGCTTCGTCCCCCTGCTGGTGGCCCGCCAGGAGGGCCACCAGGCGTCGGCCCAGGCCCTGTTCCCTTTCGCAGCCGCCCCTCTGGTGGCAGCCCCCGGGGACGCCAGGAGGAAACAGCGCAGGTGGCAGTCCTCTGTGGAGATCTCAGCCAGGGCCCGCCCGCTCAGCATCCCCGACCCCAGCCCGGCGGCCAGGAGAGGAGGCGGCCCGCGGCCCAGGCCCCCACGGCCCCGGCAGGACGCCCCCTCGGGGAGCGAGTCGGACGCCTCCGAGGGCCCCTCCGTGCTGCCCTCCACCATTGCTGAAAGCAGCGGGGACGAGGCCAGCGACCACACCGCCAACCGCTTCGGCGACGGCGAGTCCAGCACCAGTGACTGCGAGGCGGGAGGCCGGGGCCACGGGGGCGGCCTGGCCTGGCCTCGGGGGGCTCCCCAGCCGTCCCCGAGGGCCCCCGCTGGCGCCAGGCCACCCCTGCCCCCGGTCCCCAAACTCTGCCGCATCAAGGCCTCCAAGGCCCTGAAGAAAAAGATCCGCAGGTTCCAGCCGGCCACCCTGAAGGTCATGACCATGGTGTGA
- the DACT2 gene encoding dapper homolog 2 isoform X2, giving the protein MAGVVLEPTMLTCRTHRGRNTLKNRLRRQDVGLKTHLDQLDQQISELQLDVRRTSSEAPDSDSRPSSGFYELSDGGSCSLSTSCTSVCSDRMSSSLSVLLPAAPKTRLGVGDCRPRSADETTVCGTPLPTWGPQATEEGASRPRPVSTGDLERVRPAEVGLQKASADPKSTPLLCHGMDLPPHMLDPKYQRDLVSKGGKEVYPYPSPLHAVALQSPLFALTKETPQGDGHSPPSKALPGRAGLSSIRTGPVLEAGPAGAYIDRLLRLRGRGTPPRGSVGEQGPPRCEVSPSRQELSGRRVDSEDHLEKLVCTPGRAEVGGTAQRGNASGCILEQHPLVDTPHPSILPEEGCNPSNGSSRGENIPGSPPLGCGRAQQSALDGCKGKARSPTGRTGRESPALAPGHCGRPLFVASRASPTGLRTSLPKTKATKIRRGTSDKALRSGRQPPPWGTLAVPPLPPEWGSVLRRRPTLAGDAPGRSCSEASLYPVPCFVPLLVARQEGHQASAQALFPFAAAPLVAAPGDARRKQRRWQSSVEISARARPLSIPDPSPAARRGGGPRPRPPRPRQDAPSGSESDASEGPSVLPSTIAESSGDEASDHTANRFGDGESSTSDCEAGGRGHGGGLAWPRGAPQPSPRAPAGARPPLPPVPKLCRIKASKALKKKIRRFQPATLKVMTMV; this is encoded by the exons ATGGCTGGTGTTGTGCTTGAACCAACCATGCTCACCTGCAGAACTCACAGGGGAAGGAACACGCTCAAG AACCGTTTAAGACGCCAGGACGTCGGCCTGAAAACCCACTTGGACCAGCTGGACCAGCAGATCAGTGAGCTGCAGCTGGACGTGCGCAGAACCTCCAGCGAGGCCCCGGACAGTGACAGCAGGCCCAGCTCAG GCTTTTACGAGCTCAGCGATGGCGGCTCCTGCTCCCTGTCCACCTCCTGCACGTCCGTGTGCAGCGACCGCATGTCGTCCTCCCTGAGCGTTTTGCTGCCCGCTGCCCCCAAAACCAGACTCGGTGTGGGGGACTGCCGGCCCCGGTCGGCTGATGAGACCACCGTGTGTGGGACCCCCCTGCCCACGTggggaccccaggccaccgaggaGGGCGCATCCCGGCCCAGGCCAGTGTCTACAG GGGATCTTGAAAGAGTCCGACCGGCTGAGGTGGGGCTCCAGAAGGCCAGCGCAGACCCCAAGTCCACTCCTCTCCTCTGCCACGGGATGGACCTCCCACCCCACATGCTGGACCCCAAGTACCAGCGTGACCTGGTGTCCAAGGGTGGCAAGGAGGTGTACCCATACCCCAGCCCCCTGCATGCGGTGGCTTTGCAGAGCCCCCTCTTTGCTCTGACCAAGGAGACCCCGCAGGGTGATGGCCACTCACCCCCAAGTAAGGCCCTTCCCGGCCGCGCAGGTCTGAGCTCCATCCGGACTGGACCGGTCTTGGAGGCTGGCCCTGCTGGAGCCTATATAGACAGGCTGCTGCGACTGCGGGGCCGAGGGACCCCTCCAAGGGGCAGTGTGGGGGAGCAGGGACCCCCAAGGTGTGAGGTGTCCCCATCCCGGCAGGAGCTCAGTGGCCGGAGAGTGGACAGTGAGGACCACCTGGAGAAGCTGGTCTGTACCCCAGGAAGAGCAGAAGTGGGAGGGACGGCTCAGAGGGGCAATGCCAGTGGGTGCATCCTCGAGCAGCATCCCCTTGTGGACACCCCACACCCCAGCATCCTTCCCGAAGAGGGATGCAACCCCTCCAACGGCAGCAGCCGTGGAGAGAACATCCCTGGCTCCCCTCCGCTGGGGTGTGGGCGGGCTCAGCAGTCAGCCCTTGATGGCTGCAAGGGCAAGGCCAGGTCGCCCACTGGGAGAACGGGCAGGGAGAGCCCCGCTCTGGCCCCAGGGCACTGTGGCCGCCCCCTCTTTGTTGCCAGCAGAGCTTCCCCCACGGGGCTGAGAACGAGCCTGCCCAAGACAAAGGCCACGAAGATCAGAAGAGGCACCAGCGATAAGGCGCTGAGGTCTGGGAGGCAGCCACCCCCGTGGGGCACCCTCGCGGTCCCCCCGCTGCCCCCTGAGTGGGGGAGCGTTCTCAGGAGGAGGCCCACCCTGGCCGGGGATGCACCCGGCCGGTCCTGCTCTGAGGCCAGCCTCTACCCGGTGCCCTGCTTCGTCCCCCTGCTGGTGGCCCGCCAGGAGGGCCACCAGGCGTCGGCCCAGGCCCTGTTCCCTTTCGCAGCCGCCCCTCTGGTGGCAGCCCCCGGGGACGCCAGGAGGAAACAGCGCAGGTGGCAGTCCTCTGTGGAGATCTCAGCCAGGGCCCGCCCGCTCAGCATCCCCGACCCCAGCCCGGCGGCCAGGAGAGGAGGCGGCCCGCGGCCCAGGCCCCCACGGCCCCGGCAGGACGCCCCCTCGGGGAGCGAGTCGGACGCCTCCGAGGGCCCCTCCGTGCTGCCCTCCACCATTGCTGAAAGCAGCGGGGACGAGGCCAGCGACCACACCGCCAACCGCTTCGGCGACGGCGAGTCCAGCACCAGTGACTGCGAGGCGGGAGGCCGGGGCCACGGGGGCGGCCTGGCCTGGCCTCGGGGGGCTCCCCAGCCGTCCCCGAGGGCCCCCGCTGGCGCCAGGCCACCCCTGCCCCCGGTCCCCAAACTCTGCCGCATCAAGGCCTCCAAGGCCCTGAAGAAAAAGATCCGCAGGTTCCAGCCGGCCACCCTGAAGGTCATGACCATGGTGTGA